A region of Lycium barbarum isolate Lr01 chromosome 1, ASM1917538v2, whole genome shotgun sequence DNA encodes the following proteins:
- the LOC132604931 gene encoding cytokinin riboside 5'-monophosphate phosphoribohydrolase LOG1-like isoform X2, which translates to MEKEREKEMKQSKFKKICVFCGSSAGKRSIYKDAAVELGRELITGETVGEVKAVADMHQRKAEMAKHSDAFIALPGGYGTLEELLEVIAWAYLGIHDKPVGLLNVDGYYNSLLTFIDKAVEEGFICPNAPQVFVSAPNAKELLNKLEGYFPTDETVPSKLNWENEELEQRSGL; encoded by the exons ATGGAGAAAGAGAGGGAGAAGGAAATGAAACAGTCAAAATTCAAGAAGATTTGTGTGTTTTGTGGGAGTAGCGCTGGAAAAAGAAGTATATATAAGGATGCTGCAGTAGAGCTTGGAAGAGAACTA ATAACTGGTGAAACAGTAGGAGAGGTGAAGGCTGTCGCAGACATGCACCAGAGGAAAGCTGAGATGGCCAAACATTCTGATGCCTTTATTGCTTTACCTG GTGGTTATGGAACGCTAGAAGAGCTGCTTGAAGTCATTGCTTGGGCTTATCTTGGAATCCATGATAAACCG GTAGGATTACTGAATGTGGATGGTTACTACAACTCCCTCTTGACATTTATTGACAAAGCAGTGGAGGAAGGATTCATTTGTCCCAACGCCCCGCAAGTTTTTGTATCAGCTCCTAATGCCAAGGAACTTTTAAATAAACTCGAG GGATATTTTCCCACTGATGAAACTGTCCCCTCAAAACTTAATTGGGAAAATGAAGAGTTGGAGCAAAGATCAGGACTTTAA
- the LOC132604931 gene encoding cytokinin riboside 5'-monophosphate phosphoribohydrolase LOG1-like isoform X1 produces MEKEREKEMKQSKFKKICVFCGSSAGKRSIYKDAAVELGRELVSRKIDLVYGGGSIGLMGLVSQEVHNGGRHVLGVIPKTLMPREITGETVGEVKAVADMHQRKAEMAKHSDAFIALPGGYGTLEELLEVIAWAYLGIHDKPVGLLNVDGYYNSLLTFIDKAVEEGFICPNAPQVFVSAPNAKELLNKLEGYFPTDETVPSKLNWENEELEQRSGL; encoded by the exons ATGGAGAAAGAGAGGGAGAAGGAAATGAAACAGTCAAAATTCAAGAAGATTTGTGTGTTTTGTGGGAGTAGCGCTGGAAAAAGAAGTATATATAAGGATGCTGCAGTAGAGCTTGGAAGAGAACTA GTATCAAGAAAAATAGACCTGGTTTATGGAGGAGGCAGCATAGGTTTGATGGGTTTGGTCTCTCAAGAAGTTCACAATGGTGGTCGTCATGTTCTTGG AGTGATTCCCAAGACATTAATGCCGAGAGAG ATAACTGGTGAAACAGTAGGAGAGGTGAAGGCTGTCGCAGACATGCACCAGAGGAAAGCTGAGATGGCCAAACATTCTGATGCCTTTATTGCTTTACCTG GTGGTTATGGAACGCTAGAAGAGCTGCTTGAAGTCATTGCTTGGGCTTATCTTGGAATCCATGATAAACCG GTAGGATTACTGAATGTGGATGGTTACTACAACTCCCTCTTGACATTTATTGACAAAGCAGTGGAGGAAGGATTCATTTGTCCCAACGCCCCGCAAGTTTTTGTATCAGCTCCTAATGCCAAGGAACTTTTAAATAAACTCGAG GGATATTTTCCCACTGATGAAACTGTCCCCTCAAAACTTAATTGGGAAAATGAAGAGTTGGAGCAAAGATCAGGACTTTAA
- the LOC132604900 gene encoding uncharacterized protein LOC132604900 codes for MGLARNPDMRSGDSLEGLGKTNMRQQKGGSSRLVTVLTCLQFTFAVYATFLLYYMSPSIDLRSKPDFSWTTRIAQQWTQFIIPPHVVSHHNQEANSVVRAVKTQPISPSQVCEHEKIDFVQKKSNDAIMIKLKTELYQEVLGYQSKFLGAETLSELMKMKSKWDLHGPNKPKITVILNHFKRKTLCAQLDSLLNQTLPFHHVWVLSFGSPNENSLKRIVHRYNDSRISFISSSYDFKYYGRFQLALQTEADLIYIVDDDMIPGKKMLQMLAHVAGTDKYKNSVLGSIGRILPFRQKDSSFPSYRKFRSKEAGLYLPDPAYNITVDKIVQVDFLSSSWFMSAELVKTLFIETPFTFMTGEDLHLSYQLQKYRNAGSFVLPVDPNDKDTWGDSEHRLAYVSETTVIFKDVVQVRDDQWWRALSTGYVTQWAAMYPQKIDALFYAHSVDEVKALAPLLLKFSSTNGKKAYIVVSGGNFCPCEDAAAALKWNKALCKERRFKIMDLRVGALSGNSNSEIPIVQAVYASMKGLIKIHNPSLVITVADADSSVKKALKMATEANTNSSTLVLLPRSSVSKVLWMADIRSTALPNWNRMRIHVNIITQNRANSLARLLKSLGDAYYVGEEVPITFNMDTKVDEATIKLVNSFNWPHGPKVLRRRIIQGGLIRAVSESWYPSSDDDFGLLLEDDIEVSPYYYLWIKYALLSYHYDPEILLPELSSISLYTPRLVEVVKERPKWNATDFFKHIHPNTPYLHQLPCSWGAVFFPKHWREFYVYMNMRFTEDPKQNPVQIPGSRTNGWQASWKKFLIDMMYLRGYVSLYPNFPNQTSFSTNHMEPGAHIAAKENVIKHNTADFEVPLLKEDFKNFLPNGKMPAAPKLPSLNLFNQPVSLKGLKAAGAKLGQDTLKCNQTEIVAVNHETGVPSHCARF; via the exons ATGGGGTTAGCTAGGAATCCTGATATGAGAAGTGGGGATTCCTTAGAAGGATTGGGAAAAACTAACATGAGGCAACAAAAGGGTGGTTCTTCAAGGCTTGTAACTGTGTTAACTTGTTTACAATTCACATTTGCTGTTTATGCTACATTTCTTCTGTATTACATGAGCCCTTCTATAGATTTAAGGTCTAAACCAGACTTCAGTTGGACTACAAGAATTGCTCAGCAATGGACGCAATTCATAATCCCTCCCCATGTTGTTAGTCATCATAATCAGGAAGCTAATTCAGTTGTTAGAGCTGTCAAAACTCAACCAATTAGTCCCTCTCAAGTTTGTGAGCATGAGAAGATTGATTTTGTACAGAAGAAGTCGAACGATGCTATCATGATCAAGTTAAAGACAGAGCTTTATCAAGAAGTGTTAGGTTATCAAAGCAAGTTTCTTGGTGCTGAGACTCTTTCTGAGCTAATGAAAATGAAGTCCAAATGGGATTTGCACGGTCCAAACAAGCCAAAAATCACAGTGATTTTGAACCATTTCAAGAGGAAAACACTTTGTGCTCAGCTTGATTCTTTGCTTAACCAGACCCTCCCATTTCATCATGTCTGGGTACTTTCATTTGGAAGTCCAAATGAGAACTCCTTAAAAAGAATTGTGCATAGATATAATGACTCGAGAATAAGCTTTATAAgttcaagttatgatttcaagtACTATGGAAGGTTCCAATTGGCTTTACAAACAGAAGCTGACCTTATATATATCGTTGATGATGACATGATCCCGGGGAAAAAGATGCTGCAAATGTTAGCACATGTTGCAGGCACAGACAAGTACAAGAATTCTGTTTTGGGCAGCATTGGTAGGATTTTGCCTTTTAGACAGAAGGATTCTAGTTTTCCGAGCTACAGGAAGTTTCGATCCAAGGAAGCAGGTCTTTATTTGCCCGATCCTGCTTATAATATTACGGTGGACAAAATTGTTCAGGTGGATTTCCTCTCTAGTTCTTGGTTTATGTCTGCTGAACTTGTGAAGACACTTTTTATTGAGACGCCGTTCACTTTCATGACAGGCGAAGACCTGCACTTAAG CTATCAGCTTCAGAAGTACAGAAATGCTGGTTCATTTGTACTACCAGTTGATCCAAATGATAAAGACACTTGGGGTGACAGTGAGCATAGGTTAGCTTATGTATCCGAAACAACTGTAATTTTCAAGGACGTTGTTCAGGTCCGAGATGATCAATGGTGGAGGGCGCTCTCTACTGGCTACGTGACACAATGGGCAGCGATGTATCCTCAAAAGATCGATGCACTCTTCTATGCCCACTCTGTCGATGAAGTTAAAGCTCTTGCACCTCTTCTGCTAAAGTTCAGTTCAACTAATGGAAAAAAGGCCTATATCGTTGTCTCGGGAGGAAACTTTTGCCCTTGTGAAGACGCTGCTGCAGCTTTGAAGTGGAATAAGGCGTTATGCAAAGAAAGAAGATTTAAGATTATGGATTTAAGAGTTGGTGCTTTATCAGGAAATTCAAATTCAGAAATTCCTATTGTTCAAGCAGTTTATGCTAGCATGAAAGGACTTATCAAAATTCACAATCCTAGCCTTGTGATCACAGTAGCCGACGCAGACTCTAGCGTGAAGAAAGCTCTGAAAATGGCTACTGAAGCTAACACAAACAGTTCAACACTCGTTCTACTACCTAGGTCATCAGTGTCAAAGGTTCTATGGATGGCTGATATTCGTTCCACAGCGTTGCCAA ATTGGAACCGGATGAGGATTCATGTGAATATCATCACACAGAACAGAGCTAATTCACTTGCAAGGCTTCTCAAATCTCTAGGTGATGCATACTACGTCGGTGAAGAAGTTCCTATAACTTTCAATATGGATACTAAGGTGGATGAGGCAACTATAAAGCTTGTCAACTCATTTAATTGGCCTCATGGACCCAAAGTTCTTCGAAGGAGAATCATTCAAGGTGGCCTAATTCGAGCAGTTAGTGAGAGTTGGTACCCCTCCTCGGACGATGATTTTGGCCTCTTGCTTGAAGATGACATTGAAGTTTCCCCATACTATTACCTCTGGATCAAATATGCTCTATTGTCCTATCACTATGACCCTGAAATATTGCTTCCTGAGCTTTCTTCGATCTCTCTTTACACTCCACGGTTAGTGGAAGTGGTAAAAGAAAGGCCTAAATGGAATGCAACAGATTTCTTCAAGCACATTCATCCAAACACACCTTATCTCCACCAGTTGCCTTGCAGTTGGGGTGCAGTTTTCTTTCCAAAGCATTGGCGGGAATTCTACGTTTACATGAACATGAGATTCACAGAAGACCCGAAGCAAAATCCCGTTCAAATCCCTGGATCAAGAACAAATGGTTGGCAAGCATCCTGGAAGAAGTTTTTGATAGACATGATGTACTTAAGAGGGTACGTTTCACTTTATCCGaactttccaaatcaaacaagCTTTTCGACCAATCATATGGAACCAGGAGCACATATTGCTGCTAAAGAAAATGTGATTAAGCATAACACGGCTGATTTTGAGGTTCCATTGCTAAAAGAAGACTTCAAAAACTTTCTGCCTAATGGGAAAATGCCTGCAGCTCCAAAATTGCCTTCATTAAACCTCTTCAACCAGCCTGTTTCTCTGAAGGGATTAAAGGCAGCTGGTGCAAAACTGGGACAGGATACTCTTAAATGCAATCAAACAGAGATTGTAGCTGTTAACCATGAGACAGGTGTACCATCACATTGTGCAAGATTCTGA
- the LOC132604948 gene encoding uncharacterized protein LOC132604948 — protein MVTSHRRFTGVFKRSNDSARLIITTIMGMVFGYFVGISFPSVSLTKITLPSSIMSSLDVAFNDDHQRLSGRSFPENLGTIPLTPKIYVPTNPRGAESLPPGIVVPESDFYLRRLWGEPSEDLTKKPKYLVTFTVGLAQKNNINACVKKFSEDFQILLFHYDGRTSEWDQFEWSKRAIHISIRKQTKWWYAKRFLHPDVVAAYDYIFIWDEDLGVEHFNAEKYIQLVKKHGLEISQPGLEPNNGLTWQMTKRRGDREVHKDTEEKPGWCSDPRLPPCAAFVEIMAPVFSREAWRCVWHMIQNDLVHGWGLDFALRRCVQPAHEKIGVVDSQWIVHQVIPSLGSQGSSENGKAPWEGVRERCRSEWAMFQDRLAHADKAYYAQNGKTRV, from the exons ATGGTAACCTCTCACCGCAG GTTCACTGGGGTTTTCAAAAGATCAAATGACAGTGCCAGGCTTATAATAACAACAATCATGGGAATGGTATTTGGATATTTCGTTGGCATTTCGTTTCCATCTGTTTCTCTAACAAAG ATTACCTTACCGTCGAGCATTATGTCATCTCTTGATGTAGCCTTCAATGATGATCATCAGAGACTTAGCGGACGTAGTTTTCCTGAAAATCTTGGCACTATCCCTTTAACACCTAAG ATATATGTTCCGACAAATCCTCGTGGTGCAGAGTCTTTACCGCCAGGGATCGTGGTCCCAGAATCAGATTTCTATCTACGAAGGCTGTGGGGTGAGCCAAGTGAG GATCTGACGAAGAAGCCAAAGTATTTGGTAACATTTACAGTTGGTTTGGCTCAAAAGAACAACATTAATGCCTGCGTTAAAAAG TTTTCAGAGGATTTTCAAATTTTGCTTTTTCATTACGATGGTCGAACGAGTGAGTGGGATCAGTTTGAGTGGTCCAAGCGTGCAATTCATATCAGTATTAGGAAGCAAACAAAATG GTGGTATGCAAAGAGGTTTTTGCATCCTGATGTTGTAGCTGcctatgattatatatttatctGGGACGAAGATCTGGGAGTTGAACACTTTAATGCAGAGAA GTATATTCAGCTAGTTAAGAAACATGGTCTAGAGATCTCTCAGCCGGGTCTTGAGCCCAACAATGGTCTAACATGGCAGATGACCAAGAGGAGAGGTGATAGAGAAGTTCACAA GGATACGGAGGAGAAACCAGGCTGGTGCAGTGATCCACGGTTGCCTCCTTGTGCAgc TTTTGTGGAAATAATGGCTCCTGTATTTTCTCGAGAAGCATGGCGATGTGTTTGGCATATGATTCAG AATGATTTGGTGCACGGATGGGGATTGGATTTCGCTCTCAGAAGATGTGTACAG CCTGCACATGAAAAAATTGGTGTAGTGGATTCACAATGGATCGTGCATCAAGTTATTCCTTCCCTTGGAAGTCAG GGTAGCTCGGAGAATGGTAAAGCTCCTTGGGAAGGG GTAAGAGAGAGGTGCAGAAGTGAGTGGGCAATGTTTCAGGATCGGTTAGCCCATGCAGATAAGGCCTATTATGCACAGAATGGGAAAACCAGAGTATAA
- the LOC132617610 gene encoding uncharacterized protein LOC132617610 produces the protein MTSTHDHNFDWSGQNRETGGPNNATTQLHNLNCNVRHPSHPGPSELDSDRHNDFEDNPTLTQLTQIVSNNDLANDIINESDSDSPLDHEGTDDDQSSADGDDSDEDVATPNNVCVNYHSNVIPYLDNTEEVEPEDFAYMRDNGSVRAALWIPVILKLSNQVSLV, from the exons ATGACTTCAACGCACGATCATAACTTTGATTGGAGTGGACAGAATCGTGAGACGGGTGGACCAAATAATGCTACTACGCAGTTGCATAATTTGAATTGTAATGTACGACACCCTTCACATCCTGGTCCAAGTGAATTGGACAGTGATAG gcataacgattttgaagataaccccacgttgactcagctcacacaaattgtgagcaataacgaTTTAGCTAATGATATAATAAATGAGTCGGATAGCGATAGTCCATTAGATCATGAAGGGACGGACGATGATCAATCGTCTGCTGACGGTGACGATTCTGATGAAGATGTTGCGACCCCCAATAATGTTTGTGTTAATTATCATTCAAATGTGATCCCATATTTGGATAATACAGAAGAAGTAGAACCGGAAGATTTTGCATACATGAGAGATAACGGGTCTGTTCGGGCTGCACTTTGGATTCCAGTAATTCTAAAGTTATCAAATCAAGTTAGTTTGGTGTga